A window from Fragaria vesca subsp. vesca linkage group LG5, FraVesHawaii_1.0, whole genome shotgun sequence encodes these proteins:
- the LOC101304391 gene encoding transcription initiation factor IIB-like, whose product MLSLPVSINRCQQKEELPSTNTNHIDVDNREIIMLYCFECRFQTDVVFDHSTGDAVCNNCGLVLESNYIEETNEWRTFADADDNSHDPIRVGAATNPLLSCGGLSTVMAKPSGKVLHAPIRDPDQGLMMAFKTIETMCDRLGLVSTIKNRANEMYKTLEDQKCSKGGRNQDALLAACLYIACKQEDKPRTLKEIFSIANGATKKEIGRAKEYIMKQLKLSEKTLQEAQSNGDYMRRFCSALGLNNQAIKAAQEAVLKSQEFDIRRSPVSIAAAVIYMITQLSDDSKKMPLKDIIDVTGVAPATIKNSYKDLSPHVSEIIPNWYFLYLSS is encoded by the coding sequence ATGTTATCTCTACCTGTGTCTATAAATAGGTGCCAACAAAAGGAAGAGCTACCAAGTACCAACACAAATCATATTGACGTCGACAATAGAGAAATCATCATGTTGTATTGCTTCGAATGCCGCTTCCAAACCGACGTGGTGTTCGACCACTCTACCGGCGACGCAGTGTGCAACAACTGCGGATTAGTGCTCGAGTCCAACTACATCGAGGAGACCAACGAGTGGCGAACCTTCGCCGACGCCGACGACAATTCTCACGACCCTATCCGTGTAGGTGCAGCCACCAACCCGCTGTTGTCCTGTGGCGGACTGTCCACCGTCATGGCCAAACCCAGTGGAAAAGTCCTCCATGCTCCGATTAGGGATCCAGACCAAGGATTGATGATGGCCTTTAAAACCATCGAGACCATGTGTGACAGGTTAGGGCTTGTTTCAACCATCAAGAACCGGGCAAATGAGATGTACAAGACTCTTGAAGATCAAAAGTGTAGCAAGGGAGGAAGAAACCAAGATGCATTATTGGCCGCTTGCCTATACATTGCATGTAAACAAGAAGACAAGCCTAGAACTCTCAAGGAAATCTTTTCCATCGCAAATGGAGCCACAAAGAAAGAGATTGGAAGAGCAAAGGAATACATAATGAAGCAACTCAAGTTATCGGAGAAGACACTACAAGAAGCACAGAGTAACGGGGACTATATGAGGCGATTCTGCTCCGCTCTTGGCCTGAACAATCAAGCAATCAAAGCAGCTCAAGAAGCTGTGCTCAAGTCGCAAGAGTTTGATATAAGGAGGAGTCCTGTATCGATAGCCGCAGCAGTGATTTACATGATCACTCAGCTTTCAGATGATAGTAAAAAGATGCCTCTCAAAGATATCATAGACGTTACAGGAGTAGCACCAGCAACTATCAAAAACTCATACAAAGACCTTAGTCCTCATGTTTCTGAAATAATACCCAACTGGTATTTTCTATATTTGTCAAGCTGA